CTCACGGGGTTCGTCGGCGAGGGCGACCGGCATCGGTTCGCCCGCAGTTTCGCCAAGACGGGCGTCCATGTCGAAGTCTTCGAGGGCCACGGGCCCACGCGCGAGAACATCACCCTGATCGACCCGTCGCGCGGCATCGAGACGCACGTCCGCGACGTCGGCTTTGAACTCTCGGAGGACGACCTGGAGCGGATGAAGAGGAAGTTGGGCATCCTGGCGATGCGCCGCGCCTACGT
Above is a window of Planctomycetota bacterium DNA encoding:
- a CDS encoding PfkB family carbohydrate kinase; protein product: MPKELPPIIAVSLNTAIDRTLEVPDLEVGGHVRGRLVSIQPAGKAVNVARFLGTLGTPCILTGFVGEGDRHRFARSFAKTGVHVEVFEGHGPTRENITLIDPSRGIETHVRDVGFELSEDDLERMKRKLGILAMRRAYV